ATCCTCGAAGGGGTCGTCCTCGTCGGAGGGATGACTCATTACATACTCTCAGCGACACCAGAACCCTAAACGGTTCGCTTCGAATCGAAATACCCCGGAGACGCCGCAGTCGGCGGCCCTCTCCGTCGGTTGGCTCCGCGCTCGGCTCAGTAGTCGCCCGCGATCTCGACGGTGTCGCCCTCGCACACGTCGTGATCGTTCGTCCAGCCGTGCGGCACTTCGAGCACGTACTTCCCGGTGCCGCGGTACCGCCGGAGCTCGGAGTCGTTCGTTCCCTCCGGCGGGAGTTCGGCGTGGTGGATGCGGGTGATCGTCCCGTTGGCGGCGATGAACACGATGTCGATCGGGAACGCCATGTCGCGCATCACGTACGCGTACCGGTCCTCCTCGTCGTGGACGAACAGCATGCCCTCGTTCTCGCCGAGCGACTCCGTGTCGGAGAGGCCGGTGTAGCGCTTGCTGTAGGTGTCGGCGACGCGCGCCTCCACGGCGCCGAGCTCGGCACCGTCCTCGTCGACGACGGTGACGGTCGTGCGTTCGTACTCGCCGTCGCTCGCGACGTTCGCCACGGTTCCGGTGCAGCCGGCGAACACGACCAGCAGCGCGATGAGCGCGGGGGCGACGCGGCGGCGGACGGCCATACCGGTATCGTCGGGCGGCGGGCGGGAAAGGGTATCGGGCAAAAGGTAAGCGTTATTCGAGCGCGGGCGGTGTATTCGGGTACGGGCTCGTGGTCTAGTGGTTATGACGCTTCCCTTACAAGGAAGAGATCGGTGGTTCAACTCCGCCCGAGCCCAGTTCTGCCGCCGACCCGGCGAGGAGCGAAGCGACGAGCCGTCGGCGGCGTCCGGCGTGTCAGGAGTTGAGCCCTGCAAGTCGCGCGCAACGAACGAAGCGAGTGAGCACGTCTTGCTCCGGTTCAACTCCGCCCGAGCCCATTCGAGCGCCCGAGCGGAGCGAGGGCCGAGATGTTCTGCGGGTGAGGAGTGAACCAGACGAGTCGCAGCCCGGGAAGCGAACGGAGTGAGCGACCCGGAACGTCTCGGCGTGGTTCAACTCCGCCCGAGCCCGGTTCTGCCGCCGACACGGCGAGGTTCCGGCTAAATGAGCTACTGCGCGGGGGCGGGGGCGTGGGTCGCCTCGGCGTACGGGAAGTTCTCGATCGTCTCCTCGCGGAACGCCTCCTCGTCGAAGGAGTACTCGCCGTCGAAGAAGTCCATCAGCGTGTGCGTGTCGCGCATCGCGTTCTTCAGGCACGTCGAGGCGCCGGGCGACGGGGTGATGTTGAAGATGATGTCCTTGCCGACGATCTTCGCCTCGCCCATGTCGAGCGAGCGCTCCTCGGTGTCGACGATCTGCGGCCGGACGCCGCCGTAGCCCTCGGCGCGCTCGATGTCGTCGAGTTCGACGCTCGGGACGACCTTCCGGACGTGCGGGAGGAACTGCTTGGGCCCGACGGACGGGAGGTCGTACACGAGGTTCCGAAGCACGTACGGCAGGAGGATGCGGTCGGCGAGGATGTTGGCGTAGCTGAGGAACGCCGCCGCGTTGAGCCCGAACACGTCGAGGAAGTCGGGCACCGTCGAGACACGCCCGCGTTCGAGCGCGGGGACGAGCTTCGCGGTCGGGCCGAACCGCGTCACGCTGCCGTCGTGCACGTCGGCGTCGCCGTGGACGGCCGCGAAGGGGAGCTTCTTCATCTGCAGCGTGTAGACCTTCCCGTTCAGGAGGTCGTCGGCGAGGAAGAAACTGCCCGCGACGGGGAGCAGGACCTTGTTCTGGCCGTATCCAAGCTGCTTCGCCATCTGAAGGCTGTGGGAGCCGGCGGCGACGACGGCCGCCTCCGACTCGATAGTGCCGGCGGTCGTCTCGAACGTGTAGCCGTCGGGCGTCGGCTCGACGGACTCGACGGCCGTCCCGGTCCTCACGTCGACGGTCGCCTCCTCGCGGGCCTGCTCGACGAACGACTTCGTCGTCTCGCCGTAGTCGACGACGTAGCCGTCGGGCGTCTGCAGCGCGAGCATCTCCGTGTCGAGGTCGCGTCCCTCGACGACCTTCGGCTCGATCTCGGCGATCTCGTCGCGGCCGATCGGCCGAAGCTTCGGGAAGAGGTCCCCGAATCCCTCGTCGTGGTACCGCTGCTCCAGCTTCTCGACCTCCTCGTCGCCGACGCCCAGCACCATCTTGCTGCGCTTGGCGTGCATCTCCCGGTCGGCGTCCTGGTTCTCGAGATAGCCGGCGAGCAGCTCGGCGCCCTCCTTGACCTCCTCGGCCTTCTCCAGGGTGTAGTTGGTCTCGATGTCCCCGAAGTGAAGCGTCTGGGAGTTGTTCGTGTGGTGGGAGTTGATCGCGGCGATCTCCGGCTCCTTCTCGATCAGCGCGATCGACTCGATATCGGTGAACTTCGCCGTCGTGTACAACAGCGACGCACCGCTGATACCTCCGCCGACGATAACGAGGTCGTACGTGTCGGACATTGTGTGAAGGTGCTACCTACACTGCGATACTGGAGGCAGATAACTCATCTTCTTTGCGTCCGTCGTCGGTCCCCGCAGTCGGGCATCGGACGGTGCTCCCTCGGGCCGTACTCCCTCGTATCCGGGGCGAGACATTATTTACAACAGTTCGAAGGAATCTTCAGTGTCAGCGGAATCCCTCCTGACGAACTATGAGTGACCGAGAGACGTGGACGTCACGAGTCGGCTTCATTCTCGCCGCCGTCGGCAGCGCGGTGGGGCTCGGAAACATCTGGTCGTTCCCCTTCCAGACCGCCTCCAACGGCGGTGCGGCGTTCCTCGTCGTGTACCTGTGTGCGGTGTTCCTGCTCGGGTTCCCCGTGATGCTCGGCGAGTTCGTCATCGGGCGACGGAGCGAACGAAACGCCGTGGAGGCGTTCCGGTCGCTCGGCTTCGGCGAGTGGTCGGTCGTGGGCGGCCTGGGGGTCGTCTCGTCGTTCGTGACGCTGGCGTTCTACAGCGTCGTCGGGGGATGGGTGTTGAGCTACATCGTCGGCAGCGTCACCGGCGGCTACCTCGGCGACGCGGGCGCGTACTTCGGCGCCGTCTCCGCGGGTCCGATCGCCGTCGCCGCCCACGCGGCGTTCATGGCGCTGACGATCGGGATCGTCGCGCTCGGCGTCACCGACGGCATCGAGCGGGCGACGAAGCTGATGGTGCCCGCGATCTTCGTCCTCATGGGCGGGCTCGCCGTCTGGGTGAGCACCTTCGAGGGCGCGGCCGCGGGCTACGCGTACTATCTCTCCCCGGACGTGGGCGTGATCGCGGGCAACCTTGCCGGGATCGTTCCGCCGGCCGTCGGACAGGCGTTCTTCACGCTCTCGCTGGGGTTCGGCGTGATGATCGCCTACTCCTCCTACCTCGGACGCGACGACAGCCTCCCCGCGGACGGGTCGGCGATCGTCGTCGTGAACACGCTGGTCGCCCTCATCGCGGGCTTCGTCGTCTTCCCGGTGCTGTTCGCCATCGAGGGGTCGGTTCCGGACTCGGGCGGGGCCGGCACGGCGTTCACCGCACTCGCCGGCGCGTTCAGTCAGATCCCGGGCGGCCAACTCATCGGTCTCGGCTTCTTCGTCGTGCTCCTGTTTGCCGCGCTCTCCAGCTCGATCAGCCTCCTCGAGGTGCCGACGTCCTTCGTCGCCGACCGGACCGGGTACGATCGGACCGCGACCGCGGTGGGCCTCGGCGCGTTCGTCGCGCTCGCCGGCGTGCCCACCGCGCTCGACACCGGCATCCTCGGTTGGTACAACGACATCGTGTTCGAGCTCCTGTTGCCGCTTGCGGTGCTGTCCCTCTCGCTGTTCGTCGGCTGGGTCGCCGACGACCAACTGGCCGCGGAACTGAACCTCGGAAGCTCGTTCGGGAGCGGCTTCTCGACGGTCTGGCTGTGGTGGATCCGGGTCGTCATTCCGGTCGCCATCGGGGGAACGCTGTTGCTCGGGATCCAGTCGCTGCTCGTGAAAGCGGGGATCCTCGCGGCCCCGATCGTCCTCGGGTAGCCGGTCGGTCCCCGTAGGCTCGCCTCGACGACGCGCCGGCGCCCCCGTCTCGAACTCGGATTACTTCGGGTTGAGCCGACTGAACGGCCACCCCTCCTTTTGTTCGTCGGGACGGTACGGGCTCTCGATGCATGAGCGCATTCGCGGGGAGAAGCCACGATGAACCTGAAGACGGTCGCGGTCGTCGGCGCCGTCGTCGCGGTCGTCGCCGTCGGCGGCGCGGCGGCGTTCATCGCCGGGATCGGGCCGCTGGGCGACATCGGCGGCGGGCAGTCCGACACCGTGACGGAGACGCCGGAGTCGACCGGGACGGTGTACGACGACTCGAGCGGATCGTCCGGCGACGACGGCGGCGAGGGTACCGCATCCGACGGGTCCGGCGGCGACTCGCTGCCGCCGTACACGTTCGCCGTCACGTCGATCGAGGAGTGCGGGCAGACCTGCCGGGACGTGACCGTTCGCCTCGACAACAACCGAGACGAGACGGCGACGGGGATCAGCGTGTACACGCGGATATTCGCCGGTAACTCCACCGCCTCGGGCGACAAGGTGTGGGAGGAGAAGCGCGACGTGGGGAGCCTCGAGGCCGGCGGATCGACCACGGAGACGAGTCGCGTGAAGCTCTCGTACTCGGAGGGGTACCAGGTCCAGCAGGAGGACGGGTGGATCACGATCCTCACGACCGTCGAGTCGGACGACGTGACGATCACGTTCAAGGAGCGACGCGACGTGCTGTGACCGCCACCTAGCGTGGCGATTCGAAACGCTTTTTCATACTGCCGGGGTTCGTTGAGTTGCGCCGCCTTAGCTCAGATTGGGAGAGCACTCGACTGAAGATCGAGCTGTCCCCCGTTCAAATCGGGGAGGCGGCATTTTCCGAACCCATCGTCGCGAGCGAAGCGAGCCGCACGCCCGGAACGTCTCGGCGAGCTCGAATCGGGGAGGCGGCATCATACTCACGGTTCAAATACTTGCGGTGCTGCAAGGGTGATCTCCCAGGGTTTCTCGGAACCGATTTACCGATCGCGAGCTGCGACTGTCGTCGCACTTCGATCCATATCGGTGGTACTGCGCGAAGGATCTCGAATACGCACATTCAGTACGTACCTGAATACATACTCCGGTACACGAGTGACCACCCGACCTCTGCTGTCGCTCAGAACTCACCGAAATACGGACCTACTCACTCACTGTGGCAATGGAATCAACTCCGACGGGTCGTCCATGCTCCCACTCGACAGCGAGGACCACGTCTCGAAGCGAGTTGAGTCTGCGCTCGACAATGTCCAGTGGATGTGAGTCGATGAATTCCGCAGGTTCGTGCGCGACGGATGTCGCGCCGTCGTTGACCTGCAGATGAACTGGTCCGAGGTCGTCGTGCGTGTCATCCTGGTGCCAGCCCACCAGCAGACTTCGATCTGGCTCGATCCAGTTGAACCAATAGTACTCGTGTGGCTCCCCAGTCTGCAGTTGGAACCCGATCTCGACCCGCGCGGTCGCCACTGGGTACTCGCCGTCTAAGAACTGGCGTGGGTTTACCTCAGCGACGGCCCGGTACGGGCCAGCTTCACGCGGCTCAGCGCGTCGCTGCCGAACGTTCTCGAACTCACCGCTGAGTCGGTTCTGGATGCGGTCGTGGAGCCGCTTGTTCTGCAAGTTCGCCCGATTAGCGAGGAAAACAACCATTAGGCGAGTGTCGAGGGAGAGTCAGTCCGCGGCGACGAGAGTTCGATGACGTCATCGTACAGTTGGAGAGCGTGTTTCACGAGCCCGAGTTCCGTGTTGATCGCCTCCCACGTGGCGATCACGTTGCGACGTTCACGAAGTTCCTCCGTCGAGAAGTCCTCGTCCGCGAGTTGTTCCCGGAACTCATCGAGCGAACTGACCTCGTACTCCGCAGCCAGCTCTTCTTGTTCCTCCGTTAGTTCTGTGAGTTGACTCTCTAGTTCGTCACGCGAGTGAGCCTTGATCAGGTCGGTCACCTCGTCGAAGAGCATCCGTACGGGATTCAGATCGTAGGCTTTCGTCCCGTCGACAGTCGTTTCCGTGACCCAGTCGTCGCTCTCCAGTCGCCGGAGTTCATCGTCGGCCGTTGCGCGGGAAACGTCGGCTCGGTCCGCGATCTCTTGCACCGCCGTTGGTTCGTCCAGCAGCTCCACGACGTGCCGGACGCGCTCACGTCCGCTCATTGTCTCCGTCCACGATCCTGGGTTCGATTCAACCATTCGACTAGGTCTTGGACCGCTCCGCTCAAATAATTTATCTTGGTTCAGATATCCAGATGAGGAGTGATTCGTCCTTCGGTGGAAGGCGGTTCAGATGCTGGGAGGCGGCATAGTCTCCGGCCGACAACGCGAACGAGCGTAGCGAGTGAGCCGTCGGTCGGGAATCTGTACCCCCGAGCCGGTTTCACCTTCGAGTTCGGCCGGCGAGTCAATTTCCTCCCGCAGTCGACGAGGCCACGAGGTCGCTGTCGCCGGCCCCCGGATCAGCTGTCCTCATCGCGGCGGAACACCGGCCAGCGGATCCGCCAGCCGGCCCACCACAGTTCCGCGCCGGCCCAGACGGCCGCCGTCGCGCCGAACGAGAGGGTCGCGAACAGTTCCACGATCCCGAACCACGGTGGGAGGACGTACAGGATACCGTTAACGACGATGCTCGGCAGGACCGCGTCGAGGGCATCGAGCGACTGTTTAGGGACGGACGCGGGGTCAGGGACCGACTCACGGGGGCCGGTCCCGCCGACCGACCGCGTCTCGAGGCCGAGACGCTCGGCGCTCTCGGGGTCGCCGGCCTCCGGGGCGCCGTCGATGTGTTCGATGTCGTAGGCGCCCTTGGTTTCGACCTGCCAGACGACGTCGCCGTCGCGGTCGAGTTCCATCACGCGCGCGCCGTTGGAGTCGACGATCATCGTGTGCCCGTTCGACAGGCGATCGGCGTCGCGGGGCCACTGCATCCGCGAATCGGACCACTCCCACGACTGTCGCCACTCGCCGGCCTCGCGCTGATATTCGACGATGCGACCGTTCTCGGAGTCGGCGACGAGCACCGCCGGGCCGCCGTTCTCCTCGGTGATGTACTGCGGGTTGTGCTGTTCGTACAGCGTGTCATGGTCGCCGTCGTCTCCGAGGGTCCACTCCTCCTGGAGACCCGTCTCCCTGTCGAGGAAGACGACCTGGTCCTGGTTGCGGAGGCTGACCATGATCCGGCCGTCCGGGAGCGCCTCGACGTGATTCAGGTGGGTCCAGTCGCCCGGATAGATCCCGCCGCCAGAGAGCGGGAGGTCGGTTTGCGCCTCCCACTCCCACTCGATCAGCTCCCGCTCCGTGTCGAGGACGAACACGCGGTCGTAGGCGATGTCGCCGACGACGACGTGGTCCTCGTCGACGATGTCGATCGCGTGCCACTGGTTCCGGCTTCGGGGGTTGGTTCGCTCGTACAGTCGCTCGCGGTCGCCGGTCGTCAGGTTCAGCCGCTCGACGACGTTCCGGTTGCACGGGACCGTCGAGTGACACGATCGGCGATCCAGGTTCCGCGTCGCCACGTAGATCACCGTCGCGCGCGTCCCCGGAACGTGGACGATCTCGTTGTAGACCGCGTACTCCTCGTCGTAGTGAAGGACGGAACCGTTCGGCGCGAACGCGACGAGGAAGTTGTTCCCGTACTGACTCGTCGTGACGACGGTCGTCCCGTTGCGCGGCTCGACCGCCCGCTCGCCCGTCTCGAAGGCCGGACCCTGATCCGTGTTTCGCCCGTCCACGCCCTGTACGGAGGCGACTGCGACGGTCCCGACCGAGAGGGTCACGAGGAATGCGACACAGAGTCGTATCGCGGTGCGGCCGTCGATCACGAGTAGGCGTACGGGAACAATGGCCAGTGATAAGTGTTGTCGTGGGTCACGGATCAGCGAGGCGACATTCGTCTCGGCGACGCCGCCGCGAACGGGAAGGCACCGCAACCGAGAACCGGGACGGTCGAACGACGGTCTCGCCGTCCTCCCCGGGAAAACGGTCTTGTCCGCGCGGAACGTCGGGCCACCGATGCGCTCCGACGCGCCCCGCGCTCGGTCCGACCCCCACGGCCCGCTCCTGTACCTGATGAGCCTGCTCTACGTGATCGCGGGCGTGGCGCACTTCCTCGCGCCGACGCCCTTCGAACGGATCGTCCCCCGGGAGTTGCCCGCCCCCCGAGCGCTCGTGTACCTCTCCGGGCTCGTCGAGATCGCACTCGGAATCGGCGTGCTGATCCCGCGAACACGCCAGATGTCCGCGAAGGGGTTGGTCCTGCTGCTGCTCGCAGTGTTCCCCGCGAACGTCAATATGGCCGTCCGCGACGTGGGCCCGAACCCGCTCCCCGAGCGCGCGGAGCGACTCTACGACGCGGCGCTGTGGATCCGACTCCCGCTCCAGGGCGTCCTGATCGCGTGGGCGTGGTGGTATGCGCGGGATGACTCAGCAGAATCAGCCTGACGTTGTCGCTCCGAGCACCCTCCCCGACGGGTGGTCGCCCGGCCCCACGTCCCTTATCACTTCCCTCGCCGAAGGCGAACCCGACCATGACGAAGCTCGCGATCACGCTCCGGCGTGGAGAAGACATGTCCGTCGAGGAGTTCCGAGAGTACTACCGGGAGGAACACGCGCCCCTCGCGGCCGACCTGCCCGGACTCGAGCGATACTCCGTCTCGTTCCCGGCGGACCCCGAGTCGGCGTCCTACGACGCGCTCGCGGAGCTGTACTTCCCCGACGACGAGACCATGGCCGCGGCGTTCGACTCCGAACTCGGCCGGGAAGTGACCGCCGACGCCGAGACGTTCGCCGACATGGACGCCGCCGAGCGCGTCGTCCTCGACGAGGAGGTCGTCGTCGACTGACCGCGTCGTTCTCGTCGGGGAGCCCCTCATCGACGACGGGAAATCGACGAAATTCATCGACACAATCCTCATACGTGTCGATCTCTCCGCCGCGAGTGGGTCGTTCACACGCGCGGCGGTGACTCGGAAGGGTTAACCGTCGTCCTCCGCTCGTGTCGTGTATGGCAACTGGGAAGGTCGACTTCTTCAACGACACCGGCGGCTACGGATTCATCGAGACTGAGGACGCGGACGAGGACGTTTTCTTCCACATGGAGGACGTCGGCGGCCCCGACCTGGAGGAAGGTCAGGAGGTCGAGTTCGATATCGAGGAGGCCGAGAAGGGCCCCCGCGCGAAGAACCTGCAGCGCCTGTAAGGTTCCGACGAGTCGGTCGCGAGACCGAGCCGCAGTTTTCACCGTTTTTCACCCGACAGCGAGCGACCGCGCCGCCGTTCGGTTCGGCCGAACGCGCCGGCGTCGGATCGCTCGCCAGCGACGCCGAGGGCGACACCGGCGCGTCGTCGGGGGGTCGCCGACGCGTTGCCGCCGCGACACTGGTGCGTCCCCGCCGCGACACCGGAACGTCGCCGGCGCGACACTGGGGCGTCGCCGGCGCGTCGCTTATTTCCGCCCGCGCCGAACCCGTCGACGTGAACACGGTTCGGCGACCGTCGCGTCGGCGGTGGTCATGGTGACGGCGACGACGCTGCACGAGCCGGCCCACCGCGAGGCGCTGTGGGAGCTGGAGGCGGCGTTCGACCGCGGCGACCTGATCACGCTGTTCGGTACCTGTACGGTCGAGTACGACGGCCGCGCCGCCTCCTCGCTGGGGCCGGGCGCCCGCCTGCTCGTGCTCAAGCCGGACGGGTCGGCGCTGGTGCACACCGACGAGGGGCGCACCCCCGTGAACTGGCAGCCGCCGGGGTGCGAACACCGCGCGGCGGTCCGCGACGGGGGCCTGCGCGTGCGAAGCGTGCGCACGTCGCCCGCGGAGACGCTGGACGTGCGCTTCTCGGCCGTCGACCAGCTCGCCGCCTACGGCGTCACCGGCGGCCGGTCGGTGGAGGTCGTCGGCAGCGAGGCCGACCTCAAGGAACGCGTCCTTGACGACCCGGAACTCGTCGAGCCGGGGTTCGAGCCGCTGGCGACCGAGCGCGAGTCCGACGCGGGCCCCATCGACGTGTTCGGCCGCGACGCCGAGGGACGGCCGGTCGTCGTGGAGCTGAAGCGCCGGCGCGTCGGCCCGGACGCGGCCGGACAGCTCGCGCGCTACGTCAACGCCGTCGAACGCGAGGAACCCGACGGCACCGAGGTCCGCGGGGTGTTGCTCGCGCCGTCGATCACCGACCGCGCCCGCGAGCTGCTCGCCGACGAGGGGCTCGAACACGTCGCCGCCGGACCGCCGGACGGGGACGGGGATGCCGACAGCGACGGCGGCGGCGAGACGTGAGGAGCAAGGGGTGTGCGGGTCCCGGTTCGGGGCCCCGTCGGACCGATCCGATCGCCCGTGGGGACCGGCCACACGGCCGGCGGGCGAAACGTAGGCTTTAACCACGCCACCGCCGTCGTCACGGACAAGTAACCATGTCCGACAAGCCGGCCTCCATGTACCGGAAGATCGACAAGCCGTCGTACACGCGGCGGGACTACGTCACCGGTATTCCGGGCTCGAAGATCGCACAGCACAACATGGGCGACCTGACGAAGGACCCCGAGGACTACCCCGTACACATCTCGCTGGTCACCGAGGAGGACGTCCAGATCCGCCACGGCTCGCTGGAGTCGGCGCGCCTGTCGGCCAACCGCCACCTCATCCGCGAGCTGGGCGAGGGCAACTACAAGATGGTCCTGCGGAAGTTCCCGCACCAGATCCTGCGCGAGAACAAGCAGGCGACCGGCGCGGGCGCGGACCGCGTCTCCGACGGGATGCGCCAGGCGTTCGGCAAGCCGGTCGGCACCGCCGCCCGCATGGGCGCCGGCGAGACCGTCTTCACGGCCTACGTCGACGTCGACCAGGCCGACGCCGTGAAGGAGGCGTACCGCCGCGCGTACAACAAGATGTCCCCGCCGTTCCGCGTCGTCGTGGAGAAGGGCGAGGACCTGCTCGTCCGGTAAGTCGGACGCGTCGCGGTCCGAACGGTTCGTTTTCACCGCTTCGACGGGTATCAGTAACGAGCGACGGCTCCGTCGCCCGCGACGCCCGGTTCTCCGTCGGCAAAACGACAACCCGGAACCGAGTGAAAACGACGGGCAGCGGCGGCGAAAACGCGAAACTCCGGCAGGTCTTTGCCCCGCGAGCGAGCATCCACACCACATGACAGGAGTACGAGTCGCGGGGGTCGGGCTGACGCCGTTCGGCGAGCACGCCGGGCGGACGGGCCGGGACCTGTTCGCGGAGGCGGCGCTC
This genomic stretch from Halobaculum roseum harbors:
- a CDS encoding cold-shock protein; this encodes MATGKVDFFNDTGGYGFIETEDADEDVFFHMEDVGGPDLEEGQEVEFDIEEAEKGPRAKNLQRL
- a CDS encoding DUF192 domain-containing protein, producing MAVRRRVAPALIALLVVFAGCTGTVANVASDGEYERTTVTVVDEDGAELGAVEARVADTYSKRYTGLSDTESLGENEGMLFVHDEEDRYAYVMRDMAFPIDIVFIAANGTITRIHHAELPPEGTNDSELRRYRGTGKYVLEVPHGWTNDHDVCEGDTVEIAGDY
- a CDS encoding DoxX family protein → MRSDAPRARSDPHGPLLYLMSLLYVIAGVAHFLAPTPFERIVPRELPAPRALVYLSGLVEIALGIGVLIPRTRQMSAKGLVLLLLAVFPANVNMAVRDVGPNPLPERAERLYDAALWIRLPLQGVLIAWAWWYARDDSAESA
- a CDS encoding winged helix-turn-helix domain-containing protein, with the protein product MSGRERVRHVVELLDEPTAVQEIADRADVSRATADDELRRLESDDWVTETTVDGTKAYDLNPVRMLFDEVTDLIKAHSRDELESQLTELTEEQEELAAEYEVSSLDEFREQLADEDFSTEELRERRNVIATWEAINTELGLVKHALQLYDDVIELSSPRTDSPSTLA
- the nucS gene encoding endonuclease NucS — encoded protein: MTATTLHEPAHREALWELEAAFDRGDLITLFGTCTVEYDGRAASSLGPGARLLVLKPDGSALVHTDEGRTPVNWQPPGCEHRAAVRDGGLRVRSVRTSPAETLDVRFSAVDQLAAYGVTGGRSVEVVGSEADLKERVLDDPELVEPGFEPLATERESDAGPIDVFGRDAEGRPVVVELKRRRVGPDAAGQLARYVNAVEREEPDGTEVRGVLLAPSITDRARELLADEGLEHVAAGPPDGDGDADSDGGGET
- a CDS encoding 50S ribosomal protein L16, with translation MSDKPASMYRKIDKPSYTRRDYVTGIPGSKIAQHNMGDLTKDPEDYPVHISLVTEEDVQIRHGSLESARLSANRHLIRELGEGNYKMVLRKFPHQILRENKQATGAGADRVSDGMRQAFGKPVGTAARMGAGETVFTAYVDVDQADAVKEAYRRAYNKMSPPFRVVVEKGEDLLVR
- a CDS encoding sodium-dependent transporter, which codes for MSDRETWTSRVGFILAAVGSAVGLGNIWSFPFQTASNGGAAFLVVYLCAVFLLGFPVMLGEFVIGRRSERNAVEAFRSLGFGEWSVVGGLGVVSSFVTLAFYSVVGGWVLSYIVGSVTGGYLGDAGAYFGAVSAGPIAVAAHAAFMALTIGIVALGVTDGIERATKLMVPAIFVLMGGLAVWVSTFEGAAAGYAYYLSPDVGVIAGNLAGIVPPAVGQAFFTLSLGFGVMIAYSSYLGRDDSLPADGSAIVVVNTLVALIAGFVVFPVLFAIEGSVPDSGGAGTAFTALAGAFSQIPGGQLIGLGFFVVLLFAALSSSISLLEVPTSFVADRTGYDRTATAVGLGAFVALAGVPTALDTGILGWYNDIVFELLLPLAVLSLSLFVGWVADDQLAAELNLGSSFGSGFSTVWLWWIRVVIPVAIGGTLLLGIQSLLVKAGILAAPIVLG
- a CDS encoding EthD family reductase, with product MTKLAITLRRGEDMSVEEFREYYREEHAPLAADLPGLERYSVSFPADPESASYDALAELYFPDDETMAAAFDSELGREVTADAETFADMDAAERVVLDEEVVVD
- a CDS encoding FAD-dependent oxidoreductase; this translates as MSDTYDLVIVGGGISGASLLYTTAKFTDIESIALIEKEPEIAAINSHHTNNSQTLHFGDIETNYTLEKAEEVKEGAELLAGYLENQDADREMHAKRSKMVLGVGDEEVEKLEQRYHDEGFGDLFPKLRPIGRDEIAEIEPKVVEGRDLDTEMLALQTPDGYVVDYGETTKSFVEQAREEATVDVRTGTAVESVEPTPDGYTFETTAGTIESEAAVVAAGSHSLQMAKQLGYGQNKVLLPVAGSFFLADDLLNGKVYTLQMKKLPFAAVHGDADVHDGSVTRFGPTAKLVPALERGRVSTVPDFLDVFGLNAAAFLSYANILADRILLPYVLRNLVYDLPSVGPKQFLPHVRKVVPSVELDDIERAEGYGGVRPQIVDTEERSLDMGEAKIVGKDIIFNITPSPGASTCLKNAMRDTHTLMDFFDGEYSFDEEAFREETIENFPYAEATHAPAPAQ
- a CDS encoding aryl-sulfate sulfotransferase, which gives rise to MIDGRTAIRLCVAFLVTLSVGTVAVASVQGVDGRNTDQGPAFETGERAVEPRNGTTVVTTSQYGNNFLVAFAPNGSVLHYDEEYAVYNEIVHVPGTRATVIYVATRNLDRRSCHSTVPCNRNVVERLNLTTGDRERLYERTNPRSRNQWHAIDIVDEDHVVVGDIAYDRVFVLDTERELIEWEWEAQTDLPLSGGGIYPGDWTHLNHVEALPDGRIMVSLRNQDQVVFLDRETGLQEEWTLGDDGDHDTLYEQHNPQYITEENGGPAVLVADSENGRIVEYQREAGEWRQSWEWSDSRMQWPRDADRLSNGHTMIVDSNGARVMELDRDGDVVWQVETKGAYDIEHIDGAPEAGDPESAERLGLETRSVGGTGPRESVPDPASVPKQSLDALDAVLPSIVVNGILYVLPPWFGIVELFATLSFGATAAVWAGAELWWAGWRIRWPVFRRDEDS